The following are encoded together in the Penicillium digitatum chromosome 3, complete sequence genome:
- a CDS encoding YjeF C-terminal domain, carbohydrate kinase-like protein, whose protein sequence is MESVHHVSVSSKILFSKVRKIVPPMLEKFHKGQLGRVAVIGGCVDYTGAPYFSAMASARLGCDMSHVLCERSAAPVIKGYSPNLMVHPLLPSSDTVKDPDSIDAASLAGPIIGMLSRLHALVIGPGLGRDGVTLKVVAEVIKEARSRSIPFVLDADGLLIVTQDPSLVKGYKECILTPNVVEFSRLAKALGVKVASQVEIAQGENGDATSKASDACERLSQALGGVTILQKGPQDVISNGVTSIISDNKGGLKRSGGQGDTLTGSLGTFLAWRAAYHERLWDSGEQDNDKEAQSKEDVQAELDSENKRMSPTTTLLLATWAGSSITRECSGRAFAAKGRSMQASDLTDEIHGAFLRLIGEPDGSKTHL, encoded by the exons ATGGAGTCCGTTCATCATGTCTCGGTCTCATCAAAGATTCTCTTCAGCAAGGTCCGCAAGATCGTACCTCCAATGCTTGAAAAGTTCCACAAAG GTCAGCTCGGTCGTGTAGCCGTTATTGGAGGCTGTGTTGA CTACACTGGAGCTCCATACTTCTCAGCTATGGCCTCTGCAAGACTTG GATGTGACATG AGCCATGTACTCTGCGAACGATCCGCAGCACCA GTTATCAAAGGATACTCTCCAAACTTGATGGTACACCCACTACTTCCAAGCAGCGACACTGTCAAGGATCCCGATTCAATTGATGCAGCATCACTGGCAGGTCCGATCATCGGGATGCTGTCTCGCCTTCATGCACTTGTGATTGGACCGGGTCTCGGCCGCGACGGCGTGACGCTAAAGGTGGTTGCAGAAGTTATTAAAGAGGCGCGGTCACGATCGATCCCATTTGTGCTAGATGCAGATGGATTGTTGATTGTTACGCAAGACCCGAGTTTGGTCAAAGGCTACAAGGAGTGCATTCTCACGCCAAATGTGGTAGAGTTTAGCCGTCTAGCCAAAGCTCTGGGGGTCAAGGTCGCCAGTCAAGTGGAGATCGCGCAAGGCGAAAACGGCGACGCCACCAGCAAAGCATCGGATGCGTGCGAACGGTTATCTCAAGCACTCGGTGGCGTCACGATACTCCAAAAGGGCCCTCAAGATGTGATTTCCAACGGGGTTACCAGTATCATCTCCGATAACAAGGGTGGCCTCAAGCGCAGCGGCGGTCAAGGAGACACTCTGACCGGGTCACTGGGTACATTCCTTGCATGGCGAGCGGCTTATCATGAGAGATTGTGGGACTCTGGCGAGCAGGACAATGACAAGGAGGCGCAGAGTAAAGAAGACGTCCAGGCAGAGCTCGATTCTGAGAATAAGCGCATGTCCCCGACAACAACTCTGCTATTGGCGACTTGGGCGGGGAGTAGCATTACACGAGAGTGCTCAGGGCGAGCCTTTGCAGCCAAAGGGCGGAGCATGCAGGCCAGCGATTTGACAGATGAGATTCACGGGGCCTTTTTGAGGCTGATTGGAGAACCAGACGGGTCTAAGACGCACCTCTAG
- a CDS encoding Phenylacetyl-CoA ligase produces MPILSNYPLVDIPEVDLWTFLFERTDRAYPDDKILYQDADTQRYYTYKSLRDASLNFGNGLKALYEWSKGDVLALFTPNSIDTPIVMWGTLWAGGIISPANPGYTVDELVFQLKNSHAKGLVTQVSVLSVAREAAKKVGMSEDRIILIGDQRDPGARIKHFSSVRNISGATRYCKQRITPAKDVAFLVYSSGTTGVPKGVMLSHRNIVANIRQQFTAEGRELRWDGGPDGKGDRVLAFLPFYHIYGLTCLITQSLYKGYHLIVMSKFDIEKWCAHVQNYRCSFSYLVPPVVLLLGKHPVVDKYDLSSLRMMNSGAAPLTQELVQAVYSRIKVGIKQGYGLSETSPTTHSQQWGDWREAMGSVGRLMPNMQAKYMTMPEDGSEPKEVAEGEVGELYLSGPNVFLGYHENPEATKGCLSEDGWFQTGDVGYQDAKGNFYITDRVKELIKYKGFQVPPAELEGYLVDNDAVDDVAVIGIESEAHGVKDEAANIIKWLDSKVASHKRLRGGVQFVDEIPKNPSGKILRRILKQRLKGVAEAPKAKL; encoded by the exons ATGCCCATCCTCTCTAACTATCCTTTGGTCGACATCCCAGAAGTGGACCTCTGGACCTTTTTATTTGAGCGCACTGATAGAGCATATCCAGATGACAAGA TTCTCTACCAAGATGCTGATACTCAACGCTATTATACATACAAATCGCTACGCGATGCCTCGCTAAATTTCGGCAATGGCCTGAAAGCCCTATATGAGTGGAGCAAGGGCGATGTACTGGCCCTTTTCACACCAAACAGCATCGACACGCCCATCGTGATGTGGGGCACACTTTGGGCCGGCGGAATTATCTCGCCTGCGAACCCGGGCTACACGGTGGACGAGTTGGTCTTCCAGCTCAAGAATTCCCATGCCAAGGGACTTGTCACGCAAGTTTCGGTGCTGTCTGTTGCACGGGAAGCCGCGAAGAAAGTCGGCATGTCTGAGGACCGCATAATTCTGATTGGGGACCAGCGGGATCCCGGTGCGCGGATCAAACATTTCAGCTCTGTGCGTAATATCTCTGGTGCTACCCGCTACTGTAAGCAAAGGATTACTCCTGCAAAGGATGTGGCGTTTTTGGTTTACTCCTCTGGGACTACGGGTGTCCCCAAAGGTGTCATGCTGTCGCATCGAAATATCGTTGCCAATATTAGACAGCAGTTCACTGCTGAGGGTAGAGAGCTGCGTTGGGATGGTGGTCCTGATGGAAAGGGTGATAGGGTCCTGGCATTTTTACCGTTCTATCACATCTATG GATTGACCTGCTTAATTACACAGTCTTTGTACAAGGGTTATCACTTGATCGTAATGTCTAAATTTGATATAGAGAAGTGGTGTGCTCACGTGCAGAACTACCGCTGCTCGTTCAGTTACCTCGTCCCTCCCGTGGTGCTATTGCTAGGTAAGCACCCGGTGGTCGACAAATACGACCTCTCAAGTCTTCGCATGATGAACTCCGGGGCGGCCCCGCTCACGCAAGAGCTGGTGCAGGCAGTCTACTCCCGCATCAAGGTTGGCATCAAGCAGGGCTACGGACTCAGCGAGACCAGCCCAACTACCCACTCCCAGCAGTGGGGGGACTGGCGCGAAGCCATGGGATCCGTTGGTCGTTTGATGCCTAATATGCAAGCCAAGTACATGACTATGCCGGAGGATGGATCTGAACCTAAGGAGGTTGCTGAGGGAGAGGTTGGCGAGTTGTATCTGAGTGGACCTAACGTTTTCCTGGGCTATCACGAGAACCCGGAGGCTACCAAGGGCTGTTTGTCCGAGGACGGGTGGTTCCAAACTGGTGATGTTGGGTACCAGGACGCCAAGGGCAACTTCTACATTACCGACCGTGTCAAGGAGCTTATAAAGTATAAGGGCTTTCAGGTGCCTCCTGCTGAGCTAGAAGGATATCTGGTTGACAACGATGCTGTTGATGACGTTGCTGTCATTGGTATTGAGAGTGAGGCACATGG TGTGAAGGACGAGGCAGCGAACATTATCAAATGGCTGGATAGCAAGGTCGCCAGCCACAAGCGTCTGCGTGGTGGTGTGCAGTTCGTGGACGAGATCCCCAAGAACCCCAGTGGGAAGATCCTGCGTCGGATTCTGAAGCAGAGGCTCAAGGGCGTGGCCGAGGCACCCAAAGCCAAGCTGTAA
- a CDS encoding Chromatin SPT2 codes for MSFLDSVLSSLQTGKPSQAPLSQAPTSPAPALITKKEDRKPTAVRRAPPTSGNVSGGIKRKAEDQLPRPPKTESKVTNTPAATKSMLATRPAISSAPPRAVPKPVPTTTSRPALPKTAPKPSLSAASKVTALQKESTLKPTSAGAVTVSKPPPKGSFAEIMAQAKAKQETVPVGVGLLRHQAGPKERLTKLERKRRMMELQAKEKEARLGRKAGLGVAAKGKPAVRQRDSEGPSYKGTAKPTQASEPPAYRGTAGLPSNRGGSDRRHQSRNSRQNEYLGTDEEDEGDLGGYDDYYSDASSDMEAGIDDVDREEAAALEFAKREDEKELRLEMAAKKEKLERQRKLAALASRSKR; via the exons ATGAGT TTCCTTGATTCTGTCCTCTCGTCTCTCCAGACGGGTAAGCCCTCCCAAGCCCCGCTCTCTCAAGCGCCTACCTCGCCTGCGCCTGCCTTGATCACTAAAAAAGAGGATCGAAAACCGACAGCTGTGCGGCGGGCGCCTCCGACTAGTGGGAATGTCAGTGGAGGGATCAAGCGCAAAGCTGAGGATCAGCTTCCTCGTCCACCAAAAACTGAAAGCAAGGTGACAAATACTCCCGCTGCAACGAAGTCTATGCTCGCCACGAGGCCAGCGATATCATCAGCACCCCCTAGAGCTGTGCCCAAGCCAGTCCCTACCACCACCTCTAGGCCAGCCCTGCCTAAGACCGCCCCCAAACCTAGTTTGTCTGCGGCCTCAAAAGTGACAGCCTTACAGAAGGAGTCCACTCTCAAACCCACATCGGCAGGCGCTGTCACAGTCTCGAAGCCGCCACCAAAGGGATCATTTGCGGAAATAATGGCGCAGGCAAAGGCTAAGCAAGAGACGGTGCCTGTGGGGGTAGGCTTGCTACGACACCAAGCCGGTCCCAAAGAAAGACTCACAAAATTGGAACGCAAGCGGCGCATGATGGAATTGCAagccaaagaaaaagaagcgcGTTTGGGACGGAAGGCTGGATTAGGTGTTGCTGCCAAGGGCAAACCTGCTGTCCGCCAGCGCGATTCCGAGGGGCCCTCATACAAGGGCACGGCCAAGCCGACACAGGCCTCCGAGCCGCCTGCGTATCGCGGAACTGCAGGCTTGCCATCAAACCGTGGTGGAAGTGACCGTCGACACCAGTCTCGCAATTCCCGACAAAACGAATATCTCGGAaccgacgaagaagacgaaggTGACCTCGGTGGCTATGACGATTACTACTCCGATGCATCGTCCGACATGGAGGCTGGAATCGACGATGTGGACCGAGAAGAAGCGGCTGCATTGGAATTTGCCAAACGGGAGGACGAGAAAGAGCTACGGCTAGAAATGGCGGCTAAGAAAGAGAAGTTGGAGCGCCAGCGGAAATTGGCTGCTCTTGCTTCTCGGAGCAAGCGTTGA
- a CDS encoding 40S ribosomal protein uS19, whose protein sequence is MADIEYNAEEAAEIKKRRQFRKFSYRGIDLDQLLDLSSEQLRDVVHARARRRFNRGLKRKPMGLIKKLRKAKQEAKPNEKPDLVKTHLRDMIVVPEMIGSVIGIYSGKEFNQVEIKPEMVGHYLAEFSISYKPVKHGRPGIGATHSSRFIPLK, encoded by the exons ATGGCTGACATCGAATAc AACGCCGAGGAGGCTGCCG AgatcaagaagagaagaCAGTTCCGCAAGTTTTCTTACCGCGGCATTGACCTCGACCA GCTCCTCGACCTTTCCTCCGAGCAGCTCCGTGATGTCGTTCACGCCCGTGCCCGCAGACGTTTCAACCGCGGTCTGAAGCGCAAGCCCATGGGTCTCATCAAGAAGCTCCGCAAGGCCAAGCAGGAGGCTAAGCCCAACGAGAAGCCCGATCTCGTCAAGACCCACCTCCGTGACATGATTGTCGTCCCCGAGATGATCGGCTCCGTCATCGGTATCTACTCCGGTAAGGAGTTCAACCAGGTTGAGATCAAGCCCGAGATGGTTGGCCACTACCTGGCTGAGTTCTCTATCTCTTA CAAGCCCGTCAAGCACGGTCGTCCCGGTATCGGTGCCACCCACTCTTCCCGTTTCATTCCCCTCAAGTAA
- a CDS encoding ribosomal protein P2 translates to MKYLAAYLLLALAGNEAPSSDDIKAVLSSVGIDAEGDRLEKVISELQGKDLQELISEGSAKLASVPSGGSAAAAPAAAAAGGAAAPAEEKVEEKEEESDEDMGFGLFD, encoded by the exons ATGAAGTACCTCGCCGCCTACCTGCTCCTCGCCCTTGCTGGCAACGAGGCCCCCTCTTCCGACGACATCaaggccgtcctctcctCCGTCGGCATTGACGCTGAGGGTGACCGTCTCGAGAAGGTCATCTCCGAGCTCCAGGGCAAGGACCTCCAGGAG CTGATCTCCGAGGGCTCTGCCAAGCTCGCTTCCGTCCCCTCCGGCGGTTCTGCCGCTGCTGCCCctgccgctgccgctgccggtggtgccgCCGCTCCCGCTGAGGAGAAGgttgaggagaaggaggaggagtcCGATGAGGACATGGGCTTCGGTCTCTTCGATTAA
- a CDS encoding Adhesin, putative — translation MHFSIIALIITTASLVAADPTPWPQCGTCNPISGENWCDPSTSCINTGKSFHCACRAGFKASQYNDDTYHQFRLPMPKYEFLVFVPEETACNTPCDDLYAAPSDLCNEVKLQHQCAA, via the coding sequence ATGCATTTCTCCATCATCGCCTTGATCATTACAACCGCCTCCCTAGTGGCAGCTGACCCAACCCCGTGGCCCCAATGCGGCACCTGCAATCCTATCTCAGGCGAGAACTGGTGTGATCCGTCCACCTCGTGCATTAACACGGGGAAATCATTCCATTGCGCCTGCCGTGCTGGCTTCAAGGCGTCCCAGTACAATGACGACACATATCATCAGTTCCGCCTGCCGATGCCAAAGTATGAGTTCCTTGTTTTCGTTCCTGAGGAGACGGCTTGCAACACTCCCTGTGACGATCTGTATGCTGCTCCTTCCGATCTTTGCAACGAGGTCAAGCTTCAGCACCAGTGCGCGGCTTAG